The Lysobacter capsici genome has a segment encoding these proteins:
- a CDS encoding chemotaxis protein CheW — translation MSNQTPASDTPDTASRADIRGVLIQAGGTRLLLPNATIAEVLSYAPPAPIEGAPRWLLGNTRWRGWTLPLIAFGELSGLAREQGGLGSKVVVLKALSAASRLPYFALLTQGFPRLVTVSADSLLVDGREDDLLPHGVQARVLLNDDAALLPDLEAIEAMIGEALAQAA, via the coding sequence ATGTCGAATCAAACTCCCGCCAGCGACACCCCCGACACCGCTTCGCGCGCCGATATCCGCGGCGTGCTGATCCAGGCCGGCGGCACCCGCCTGCTGCTGCCCAACGCGACCATCGCCGAGGTGCTGTCGTACGCACCGCCGGCGCCGATCGAAGGCGCGCCGCGCTGGCTGCTCGGCAATACCCGTTGGCGCGGTTGGACCCTGCCGCTGATCGCATTCGGCGAACTGTCCGGCCTGGCCCGCGAACAGGGCGGCCTCGGCAGCAAGGTGGTGGTGCTCAAGGCGCTCAGCGCGGCGTCGCGACTGCCGTATTTCGCCCTGCTGACCCAGGGCTTCCCGCGCCTGGTCACGGTCTCGGCCGACAGCCTGCTGGTCGACGGCCGCGAGGACGACCTGCTGCCGCACGGCGTGCAGGCGCGCGTGTTGCTCAATGACGATGCCGCGCTGCTGCCCGATCTGGAAGCCATCGAGGCCATGATCGGCGAAGCGCTCGCGCAAGCCGCGTGA